TGTACAACCTCACGGTCCGATCCGCCGAACCCGTCCTCGACGCGTGCGCGTCCCAGAACATCGGCTTCATTCCGTGGTTCCCGCTGGCTGCCGGGCCGCTGGCCGCGGCCGACGGTCCGCTGCAACGCATCGCGGCCGATCACGATGCGACGGCGTCGCAACTCGCACTGGCCTGGCTGCTCAAGCGGTCGCCAGTGATGTTGCCCATCCCCGGCACGTCAAAGGTCGCCCATCTCGAGGAGAACGTTGCGGCCGCCGGTATCGAACTGTCCGACGAGGAGTTCGAGACGCTCAGCGAAGCCGGGTCTGCTTCCGCCTGACCCAGGCAATCCGGCCTGGGCGTGAGCCAGGCAATACGGTGGTCTGTGTGACGACCGATCATTCCTCGGGTGAACACCCCGGCGGCGGATTCAATCCGCCGGTCCCGACCACCAAGGGTGGACCCGACTACGGCCGGTTCGTCGACGCCGTCCGCACCCTGCAGGACCACGCCCGCGCCGCCGACGCGCCCGACGACGTGATCACCGAGGCCGCCGCCCTCGTCGAGAAGGTCACCCAACTGCTGGCGCCCTATTACGCCGACGAGTGGGCCTCGCCATCGGGGCGACGCATGGACCTGCCCAACCGCGGCAACCTGCTCGCGATCCCCCTGGACCTGCACAAGACAGATGACGGGCGGATCGAGGGCACGGCGAGGTTCCGTCGCTTCCACCTCGGCCGCAACGGCGCCGCACACGGTGGCGCGGTCGCGCAGCTCTTCGACGGGCTGCTGGGATACACCGCGTTCACGCTCAGCGGCAGCCGAGCCCAGCGCACCGCGTTCCTGCATGTCGACTATCGCAAGATCGCGCTTGTCGAGAAGGAGTTCGGAGTCGACGCCCGAATCGACGACATCGTCGATCGCAAGATCTTCGTGTCCGGCCGGCTGCTGGACGGCGACGACGTGCTCGCCGAATCGCACGCGCTCTTCGTGAAGCTGAAGCCGGGCCAGCCGTGAAGCAGGACGAAGAGGAACAGCCCAGCCGCGTCCGTCGGTGGGCGCGTTACCGCGATCGGCTCCGCGAACGTCCCAGAATCGAGTTCTTCTACCGCATCGGGGTTGGAATCGTCGGCCTGGCGGTCTTCGCCGTCGGCATCGTCGCCATCCCTTACCCGGGACCGGGTTGGGCGATTCTGTTCGTCGGACTCGGCATTCTGGCCACTGAATTCGAGTGGGCACGACGGCTGCTGGCCTACGCGAAGGAGCGCTACGACAAGGTCATGGACTGGTTCCAGGCGCGACACTGGTCCATTCAGGTCCTCGGCGGCATCTTCACGGCGCTGGTGGTCGCGGGCACCCTGTGGCTGCTGGGCGCGGCGGACTGGACCGCCGAACTCTTCGGCTTCGATTGGCGCTGGCTGAACAGTCCTATTGGCCTGGGGTCTTGAGGACAAGCACCGATAGCATGGTCGCGTTCGACCACAGCCCCGACCAATTGGAGACATCCCGATGAGCGCCGCCGTCAGCCCCGCCCTAGCAGCCCCTATCCGGGTCGCTGCCGGGACCACCGCGGG
The sequence above is drawn from the Mycobacterium gallinarum genome and encodes:
- a CDS encoding PaaI family thioesterase; the encoded protein is MTTDHSSGEHPGGGFNPPVPTTKGGPDYGRFVDAVRTLQDHARAADAPDDVITEAAALVEKVTQLLAPYYADEWASPSGRRMDLPNRGNLLAIPLDLHKTDDGRIEGTARFRRFHLGRNGAAHGGAVAQLFDGLLGYTAFTLSGSRAQRTAFLHVDYRKIALVEKEFGVDARIDDIVDRKIFVSGRLLDGDDVLAESHALFVKLKPGQP
- a CDS encoding TIGR02611 family protein; translation: MKQDEEEQPSRVRRWARYRDRLRERPRIEFFYRIGVGIVGLAVFAVGIVAIPYPGPGWAILFVGLGILATEFEWARRLLAYAKERYDKVMDWFQARHWSIQVLGGIFTALVVAGTLWLLGAADWTAELFGFDWRWLNSPIGLGS